The DNA sequence AGAGGAGCCAAGGTAAGCTTAACGCTAAGTTATGTGGATCATGGTATTCTCATGGAATATGAGATAGACATGGGCAGCAAAAAAGAGCTTGCAGGCGCTCAATTATATAAGCAGGCAGAGATGAATTTACAGAGATATTTTACTCATAAAGAAGGAACGGAAGAACTTCTCAAGACTGAGAATCCGGCGCTTCAGACGGTGGTGGATGTTTTTATAGGGAGAGAACTTTTAGAATCAGAAGTCTGGAACGCTATTGCAAAAGGGGAACAGATCCAGTTATCAACAATGTCATATCTTGTTTAAGGGTAATGGTTGTCTCAATGGTTTTTCGTGATCCGTTAATATTGTTATTAATTCTTATTATTCTTCCGCCGTTAATCTATTTTCACTTCCGTCGTAAGGGAACAAATCAGGTTGTTTTTCCGTCGATAGAGATAGTAAAGAATCTAAAACCTTCTTTCTTTCATCGTTATAGACATATATTGATTATCCTTAGGTCTACGGCTATTATTTTGCTTGTGATCGCCCTGGCACGGCCTCAATATGGAAATGAACAAACAAAAGTATCGACCGAAGGAATAGATATCGTCCTCGCTGTAGATGTTTCAGGCAGTATGCTGGCAGAAGATTTTACTATCGGTGGTCAAAGACATAACCGGCTTTATGTCGTTAAACGCGTGGTGGAGGATTTTATCAAGAGGCGTACGAATGATCGAATCGGCCTGGTTGTCTTTGCCGGGCGGGCGTATACGCAATGTCCAATGACTCTCGACTATGGGATGTTATTACAACTTTTACAGAAAGCTGAGATTGGTATGGTTGAAGATGGCACAGCCATAGGCTCTGGTATCGGTTCTTCTGTGGACAGGTTAAAGGATACGAAAGCAAAGAGCAAGGTAGTCATCCTGCTGACGGATGGAAGAAATAATGCGGGAGAGATAGATCCCTTAACTGCGGCTGAGATAGCGAAGACCTTTGGTATTAAGATCTATACCATAGGCGCTGGTACGAAAGATTTGGCTCCATTTCCCATGATGGATATGTTTGGAAATAAAGTGATGAAGCAGGTGAAGATTGATATCGATGATGATGCCCTCACGGAAATTGCAAAAATTACTGATGGGAAGTATTATCGGGCAACCGATACCGATTCACTGAAGGAGATTTATAATCAAATAGATAAACTCGAAAAAACTGAGGCTGAGGTAACTCAATATACAGAGTATAATGAAGTATTTCATTATTTCCTGCTTCCCGCTTTTGGCTTACTACTATTTGAATTAGGATTAATCAAAACAAGGTTCAGAAAAATACCATAATATTAGAGAAGGCACAGATTTTCGCAGATAAGCACAGGGAAAGATTTTTAGTTTTCATCTTTACCGCCTGATAATCTGCATTCGAATAAAATTTTTATGAAATACGGAAACCTTAACTATCTTTATCTGCTTCCTGTTATTCCGCTATTGATTGTTGGGTACATCTTTGTCTTCAGGAAAAAGATGAAGGATTTACATACCTTTGCAAATATTGAACTCTTGCAAAAAGTCGGGCTCTCATTGAGCCGGAAGAAGCAATGGTTCAGGGCCGCCTTAATGACGACAGGCATACTCTTTCTGATATTTACCCTTATTGAGCCTAAATGGGGATACCATTGGGAAGAGGTGGAAAAGAAAGGTATCGATATTGTAATTGCTGTTGATACTTCTAGAAGTATGCTGGCTGATGATGTAAAACCCAACCGGCTGGAAGTAGCAAAAAGAGAGATTGAGGATTTATTACATGTGCTGGAAGGAGATCGTATCGGTCTGGTGGCATTTGCCGGGTCGGCATTCACGTATTGTCCGTTGACATCCGATTATGGCGCTTTCCGTCTCTTTTTGAATGACTTAAATACTCATATT is a window from the Candidatus Jettenia sp. genome containing:
- a CDS encoding VWA domain-containing protein, with amino-acid sequence MVFRDPLILLLILIILPPLIYFHFRRKGTNQVVFPSIEIVKNLKPSFFHRYRHILIILRSTAIILLVIALARPQYGNEQTKVSTEGIDIVLAVDVSGSMLAEDFTIGGQRHNRLYVVKRVVEDFIKRRTNDRIGLVVFAGRAYTQCPMTLDYGMLLQLLQKAEIGMVEDGTAIGSGIGSSVDRLKDTKAKSKVVILLTDGRNNAGEIDPLTAAEIAKTFGIKIYTIGAGTKDLAPFPMMDMFGNKVMKQVKIDIDDDALTEIAKITDGKYYRATDTDSLKEIYNQIDKLEKTEAEVTQYTEYNEVFHYFLLPAFGLLLFELGLIKTRFRKIP